One region of Manduca sexta isolate Smith_Timp_Sample1 chromosome 25, JHU_Msex_v1.0, whole genome shotgun sequence genomic DNA includes:
- the LOC115448687 gene encoding uncharacterized protein LOC115448687 produces the protein MSFGKHFDFEGSMSEPVEGGAALAWRLLATLEGGSLILAASALLAYTARNRIAARGNRRPIRSVLLTDTTNSLGRELKMQLESRGCVVRTLMSGAESGTTSGVGSGQRVDALVVVGAESKAGDLNAMACVVNEDVYKNLKLLETLSPLVRRGGCVAWACAGAGAESGNFSQASAAFDTVLRASLEHIAKVTHCDPVWVGRHDGAERTADRLVDALLNCTTDHNTSVFSIRNVAHKVGEYVCRWLKIVS, from the exons GGAGCATGTCAGAGCCAGTGGAAGGCGGCGCTGCACTGGCATGGCGTTTGCTCGCCACTCTGGAGGGAGGATCGCTTATCCTGGCCGCTTCAGCACTGCTGGCCTACACTGCGAGGAACCGCATAGCCGCGAGAGGCAACCGCAGGCCTATTAGGAGCGTGCTG CTTACAGACACTACTAACTCGTTGGGCAGAGAGCTGAAGATGCAGTTGGAGTCGCGCGGTTGTGTTGTGCGCACATTGATGAGCGGAGCAGAGAGCGGAACCACGAGCGGAGTGGGTAGCGGACAGAGAGTAGACGCGCTCGTCGTGGTCGGCGCCGAGAGTAAAGCAGGCGACTTAAATGCCATGGCCTGTGTAGTGAATGAAGAtgtttacaaaaatttaaaa ttactAGAAACCCTATCGCCGCTGGTACGTAGGGGTGGGTGCGTGGCATGggcgtgcgcgggcgcgggAGCGGAGAGCGGAAACTTCAGCCAGGCGAGCGCCGCCTTCGACACCGTCCTCAGAGCAAGCCTAGAACATATTGCTAAAGT GACTCACTGCGACCCAGTGTGGGTGGGCCGCCATGATGGAGCTGAGCGGACAGCGGATCGATTAGTCGACGCGCTCTTGAATTGCACCACCGACCACAACACATCTGTGTTTTCTATTAG AAATGTAGCACACAAAGTAGGAGAATACGTCTGCCGATGGTTGAAGATTGTGTCCTGA
- the LOC115448360 gene encoding uncharacterized protein LOC115448360, which yields MEEELKEHDLEERLYAMLHHVDETQSDVKESSQNDEQTAENAPRSTIRRYWRTSGDYIKATAPKDAQPAIKTAPKDPPVVKPATNTSVPKEERRKSTAIQSSTNQPVIQLPPQNVKSTVEIVESELDKPVLLESSDEDEVIEVALPPKPTITIESSDEDELQIIKTNSPAKLQNKLPERSVSASPVPSVVSSVSDEFIRGDCIALNISSRRTDNPSFDFSLHGSDLLDQSTPSKKKKKKKSKEVLTSTPIVTQKSAADECFATPKSKAKNKKRKSYTISEKSVPNADVYDSDSNQSIIETNKSASYVVSEKSLPSADVYESDSSYSEVVKEKNVPQTSDIGSSDSNISLDKPLEETPKTPGRNKYSQNELAVPIVDLTQNDTYISLDTSDICESIVMGNVSGFPESENYGDENVPQNDISKFVSTKIPPILNEDLDFDNLKGKNKVCKRRRYSLTTLRADMEKFYNESWGGENFNHREIQKNMSRDKSLWAIDPKDRVPTSAKRRVTCNYCNRPGHRDDTCRMKPPVCYMCGHTGHFEPRCPRKICINCGSPNHMYSTMCRNCCSWGTIRCNECGQNGHPASHCPDIWRRYHNTIDLNVPLEKCTQTRKHFQLYCSGCTRRGHLIHTCRSTLPFSGLPINSPYVYLYRPVYSSSPQDMQNECNNSKNVKASNNNDQDTSMSPANNSRLERNKRQSKSPTVHETHVNKKRNLSITDEVDLKRSTKSPINNTQRKTSLSSDDNNKNKKEINKTPTVHSPKTVSSGQKALDFIAVGSTNFDKRGHIIQDNEVSDTSDVVTSARIYVTNEIINNLKSKEGEVWLNDTMAKHNVVVECIETNSFLSIKGKVGDQEAFQTALREWSNIQNEETTAHNDSNVSNDSKNDQCDLSLIPKNRNNLLRQLSKALNSLKEDIGDPKDLYKELTFFQNRHQQLLKQKTVSPKQVSNNRCNINLMLKKLNMVLLGQAGLADGSQHLSELHLFHEQLMNSTQKFIPPELRKEIGHHYYNIFAAIPRDDYVELLKKFYQTSTAFKRKKKERSFHLNPKINRFNKSLNSNPHQQIYAHVEKPTKFDDNVSSNNMRQKLVFYHQRLLKTQPNGAVLKKTRVELVRKLHSFIASMFRNEKVSSKTMKKMKKAQEQAHTFLANV from the exons ATGGAAGAG GAACTTAAGGAGCATGATTTAGAGGAGAGATTGTATGCTATGCTTCACCATGTTGACGAGACCCAGAGTGATGTGAAGGAAAGTAGCCAAAATGACGAACAAACAGCAGAGAATGCTCCACGGAGCACGATCCGTCGCTATTGGCGAACGAGTGGCGACTACATCAAGGCCACCGCTCCTAAAGACGCTCAGCCCGCCATCAAAACCGCCCCGAAGGATCCGCCAGTCGTAAAACCCGCCACAAACACTTCTGTACCTAAAGAAGAACGTCGCAAATCGACTGCCATCCAGTCCTCCACAAACCAACCTGTAATTCAGTTACCACCACAAAATGTAAAAAGCACCGTTGAAATCGTAGAATCCGAGTTAGATAAACCTGTCCTTCTAGAATCAAGTGATGAGGATGAAGTTATTGAAGTAGCATTACCCCCAAAACCAACAATCACCATCGAAAGTTCTGATGAGGACGAGTTACAAATCATCAAAACAAATTCGCCtgcaaaattacaaaacaaactcCCTGAGCGATCCGTATCGGCAAGTCCAGTGCCGTCAGTAGTATCTTCTGTCTCTGATGAGTTTATCCGAGGTGACTGCATAGCATTGAATATCTCCTCACGTCGAACAGACAACCCCAGCTTTGACTTCAGCCTCCATGGCTCTGACCTACTTGACCAAAGCACCCCgtcaaaaaagaaaaagaaaaaaaagtcaaaAGAGGTACTGACATCAACTCCTATTGTGACACAAAAATCTGCTGCTGATGAATGTTTTGCCACACCAAAGAGTAAAgctaaaaacaaaaagagaaaATCTTATACCATATCAGAGAAAAGTGTTCCAAATGCAGATGTTTATGATTCAGACAGCAATCAATCTATTATTGAAACTAACAAGAGTGCAAGCTATGTTGTGTCAGAGAAGAGCTTGCCCAGTGCTGATGTATATGAATCTGATTCCAGCTACTCTGAAGTTGTCAAAGAAAAGAATGTACCACAAACTAGTGACATTGGCAGCTCAGATAGTAACATATCTCTCGATAAGCCTCTTGAGGAAACTCCAAAAACTCCTGGTAGAAACAAATACTCCCAAAATGAATTGGCTGTGCCAATAGTTGACTTGACACAAAATGACACTTATATTTCTTTAGACACCTCAGACATCTGTGAAAGCATCGTCATGGGGAATGTGTCTGGCTTTCCAGAGTCTGAAAACTATGGAGACGAAAATGTACCGCAAAATGACATTTCAAAATTTGTATCAACGAAAATTCCGCCTATACTAAATGAAGATTTAGACTTCGATAACTTGAAAGGAAAGAACAAAGTTTGTAAGAGACGACGATACTCTCTCACAACTCTACGTGCTGATATGGAAAAATTCTACAACGAGAGCTGGGGCGGAGAGAACTTCAACCACAGggaaatacaaaagaatatgTCAC GTGACAAAAGTCTATGGGCTATTGATCCTAAGGATAGAGTACCAACATCTGCTAAACGGAGGGTGAC ATGCAACTATTGCAACCGTCCCGGCCACCGCGACGACACGTGCCGGATGAAGCCGCCCGTCTGCTACATGTGCGGCCACACTGGACATTTCGAACCACGCTGTCCACGTAAAATTTGTATCAAT TGTGGTTCACCAAACCACATGTACTCGACGATGTGCCGCAATTGCTGTTCATGGGGCACCATCCGATGCAACGAATGCGGCCAGAACGGCCACCCCGCCTCTCACTGTCCTGACATATGGCGCCGTTATCACAACACC ATTGACCTCAATGTACCTCTGGAGAAGTGTACTCAGACCAGGAAACACTTCCAGTTGTACTGCAGCGGTTGTACTCGCCGCGGCCACTTGATCCACACGTGCCGCAGCACCCTGCCCTTCTCAGGCCTCCCCATAAACTCACCATACGTATATCTGTACAGACCTGTATATTCGTCATCGCCGCAAGATATGCAGAATGAATGTAATAACTCGAAGAACGTTAAAGCATCAAATAACAACGACCAAGATACTTCTATGTCCCCAGCTAATAATTCACGGTTGGAGCGCAATAAGCGACAGTCTAAATCTCCGACTGTCCACGAGACCCATGTCAACAAAAAGAGAAACCTATCAATTACGGATGAAGTCGATCTCAAACGTAGCACCAAGAGCCCCATCAACAATACTCAAAGAAAAACATCTTTGAGCAGCGATGacaataataagaataaaaaagaaataaataaaacacccaCTGTTCACTCTCCAAAAACTGTATCTAGCGGCCAAAAAGCCTTAGATTTTATTGCTGTTGGATCTACAAACTTTGATAAAAGGGGGCATATCATTCAAGACAACGAAGTTTCTGACACGAGTGATGTCGTTACTTCAGCCCGGATTTACGTTACCaatgaaattattaacaatttgaAGTCGAAAGAAGGCGAAGTATGGTTGAATGACACCATGGCCAAACATAACGTTGTTGTGGAATGCATTGAAACGAACTCGTTTTTAAGTATCAAGGGAAAAGTTGGCGATCAAGAAGCATTCCAAACAGCGTTGCGTGAATGGTCAAACATACAAAACGAGGAAACGACTGCTCATAACGACTCGAATGTATCAAATGATAGCAAAAACGATCAATGCGATTTAAGTCTTATCCCGAAAAACAGAAACAATCTCTTACGACAGCTAAGTAAAGCATTGAATTCTTTGAAAGAAGACATAGGAGATCCGAAAGATCTGTATAAGGAGTTGACTTTTTTCCAAAATCGGCACCAACAACTTCTAAAGCAAAAAACCGTCAGTCCCAAGCAAGTGTCGAACAACAGGTGCAATATAAACTTAATGCTCAAGAAACTTAACATGGTTCTTCTCGGCCAAGCTGGTCTTGCGGACGGTTCCCAGCATCTGTCagaattacatttatttcatgAGCAGCTTATGAATTCTACACAGAAATTCATACCACCGGAATTACGTAAAGAAATTGGACatcattattacaatatattcgCTGCAATACCGCGAGACGACTATGTTGAACTATTAAAGAAATTCTATCAAACTTCGACGGCTTTTAAAAGGAAGAAGAAAGAACGCTCTTTCCATCTCAATCCGAAAATAAACAGATTCAACAAATCATTAAACAGCAATCCTCATCAACAGATTTATGCGCATGTTGAGAAGCCAACTAAATTTGACGATAACGTCTCTAGCAACAACATGAGACAAAAATTAGTATTCTATCATCAAAGACTACTAAAGACGCAGCCAAACGGAGCAGTTCTCAAGAAGACACGGGTAGAACTAGTAAGGAAATTGCACTCGTTTATTGCGTCTATGTTCAGAAATGAGAAAGTGTCTTCGAAGACGATGAAAAAGATGAAGAAGGCTCAAGAACAGGCACATACGTTCTTggcaaatgtataa
- the LOC115448582 gene encoding peptidyl-alpha-hydroxyglycine alpha-amidating lyase 1 has protein sequence MKVYMCTPLRVFEILVLTSCINFIYGQRFADENYYPVGFYDNQQRQYEMIKTALKKLDNEPEWVKDWPDPSVKLGQVSGVALDNEGRLLVFHRASNVWDATTFSNRNVYQRIGEPPIPHHTILTFNDTGELVDMWGQNLFYIPHGITVDPQGNVWVTDVALHQVFKFKPDLRDKPAMVLGDKFVPGRDDMHFCKPSAVAVLANGDFFVADGYCNHRILKFSPEGSIILQWGTSNGDSPFVLNVPHALTLAEEQQVVCVADREHGRVPCFRADNGTFVQHYRSWLIGSRLFSVAYSPVHGGRLYVVNGPNEAVPVRGYVIDYQSGKLLQTFAPANPHDIVVSPDGSKVYVAELNPYKVYKFVDETLRNESRVNKKTNSTVHVKPTATVEVAGVSVAGSGGEWWRGALGGAGGAAVAALLALAALVPLRARNNGKGYEAEPLVTD, from the exons ATGAAGGTGTACATGTGCACTCCGCTACGCGTGTTCGAAATATTAGTGTTAACcagttgtataaattttatttatggccaaaga TTTGCAGATGAGAATTACTACCCAGTAGGCTTCTACGATAATCAGCAAAGGCAGTATGAAATGATAAAAACAGCTCTAAAAAAATTGGATAATG AACCAGAATGGGTGAAGGATTGGCCAGACCCGTCAGTGAAATTGGGCCAAGTGTCAGGAGTAGCGCTGGACAACGAGGGTCGTCTGCTGGTCTTTCACCGCGCGTCCAACGTGTGGGACGCAACGACATTCTCCAACAGGAACGTGTATCAACGCATCGGGGAGCCACCGATACCCCATCACACTATTCTCACGTTCAACGATACGGGAGAACTTGTTGATATGTGGGGTCAGAATTT gtTTTACATACCTCATGGCATTACAGTGGACCCTCAGGGAAATGTGTGGGTCACCGATGTGGCTTTACACCAGGTGTTCAAGTTCAAACCCGATCTAAGAGACAAACCGGCCATGGTGTTGGGAGATAA GTTCGTGCCAGGCAGGGATGACATGCATTTCTGCAAGCCGAGCGCCGTGGCCGTACTCGCGAATGGCGATTTCTTCGTAGCCGACGGTTACTGCAATCACAGGATACTGAAGTTTTCACCGGAAGGCTCTATCATACTGCAATGGGGGACAA GCAACGGCGACTCCCCGTTTGTGTTGAACGTCCCTCACGCGCTGACGCTGGCCGAGGAGCAGCAGGTGGTGTGCGTGGCGGACCGCGAGCACGGGCGCGTGCCGTGCTTCCGCGCCGACAACGGCACCTTCGTGCAGCACTACCGCAGCTGGCTCATCGGCAGCAGGCTGTTCAGCGTCGCCTACTCTCCTGTTCACG GTGGACGGCTATACGTCGTGAACGGACCAAATGAGGCAGTTCCAGTACGCGGCTACGTAATAGACTACCAGTCAGGAAAACTTCTGCAGACCTTCGCGCCAGCAAACCCTCACGACATTGTCGTTTCCCCGGACGGATCCAAGGTCTACGTGGCTGAGCTCAACCCCTACAAGGTTTACAAGTTTGTTGATGAAACCCTGAGGAACGAGAGTCGAGTGAATAAGAAGACGAATTCGACGGTCCACGTCAAGCCGACTGCGACAGTCG AGGTGGCAGGCGTGTCGGTAGCGGGCAGCGGCGGAGAGTGGTGGCGGGGCGCGTTgggcggcgcggggggcgcggcggTGGCCGCACTGCTGGCGCTCGCCGCGCTAGTGCCGTTGCGCGCGCGCAACAACGGTAAGGGCTACGAGGCCGAGCCGCTCGTCACCGACTAG